In the genome of Oscarella lobularis chromosome 1, ooOscLobu1.1, whole genome shotgun sequence, one region contains:
- the LOC136199473 gene encoding uncharacterized protein, which translates to MPSKALIFLSLCIFVRLLTPGVASPLTAVHPPVLYLSHDSEDEILRCRVESKVEPTSVHWLFWAAVDAAPIRIQLHNPLYRANGTELTIRRESNVSRVLGLYQCVVAIENHEVASLPSIVKELEHKDLKVSLGSPALLNCSTSYTSVNWTFNGQNFTFKNHQSMSFSVDGLEKLVIREVGENDTGIYTCETTGERRILKTFNLTIEEGKKFQRFSQLTTVALSPLHPSTFLDCVCYVSDARVNKSKGQGQADWRRNGTILEPQPLLDSTCLSVIKVRKPGLYTCSIAHQKNQEKTRTRHVVTYNITRQDTDAEFSLIDVTDNEVSCLIDVRQCPDVTWLFHNGKKKHVFNHTSCMNSKGRMSATFHGDGIYQCMMETALGWKETSRVITAPTATEAPTTETPSSSGKELSSQRTDSVTTTSIATAYLTAASPYEPTNSVPTESFTVKSVSPTSISVELRDPAAWQTNEIDVFYRDTSSVGDGNVKRETMEVASKSHTIQRLKPNTTYEVWIEPVFPNGKVPEGGNKHKKKMKTLMAPPTLSDETTESKDNMFLGIVLGSVLGVLALLLVAVLVVVAINRRRRRKEEETSASRQQYEKARKAEGNAYAFPEAPTPCLESPKRTVSPSPPPKKVAFDDYSDIEDDPPPPGYAPVISQAAVAAVTESQPAQQPSALQSTPSVSKQDIDDGIPNYAQLNEASKIKYRRKSSARRLREIEGLDDGIEVLDYAELEMPHGGPIPTRSPDDEVDYAEIDFTRTTHGEE; encoded by the exons ATGCCTTCTAAAGCTCtaatatttctttctttgtgtattttcgttcgtcttctAACACCAG GTGTGGCGTCTCCTCTTACTGCAGTACATCCACCTGTTCTGTATCTTTCCCATGATTCTGAAGACGAGATTCTTCGCTGTCGCGTCGAATCAAAAGTCGAACCGACGTCTGTTCATTGGCTTTTTTGGGCTGCTGTCGATGCTGCTCCTATTCGCATTCAACTCCATAACCCGCTCTATAGGGCGAATGGCACTGAATTGACTATTAGACGCGAGTCGAATGTATCTCGTGTTCTCGGTCTGTATCAGTGTGTTGTTGCTATTGAGAATCATGAAGTGGCGAGTTTACCTTCGATTGTGAAAGAATTAG AACATAAGGACCTCAAGGTTTCTCTTGGATCGCCAGCTCTACTAAATTGTTCTACTTCGTATACGTCTGTCAATTGGACTTTCAATGGGCAAAATTTTACTTTTAAGAATCATCAGTCAATGTCTTTTTCAGTTGACGGACTTGAGAAGCTAGTTATACGTGAAGTTGGAGAAAACGATACCGGAATTTACACATGTGAAACGACAGGCGAGAGAAGAATTCTAAAGACCTTCAATTTAACTATTGAAGAAG GTAAAAAATTTCAGCGTTTCTCTCAATTAACTACAGTTGCTCTTTCCCCATTACATCCGTCCACTTTTCTTGATTGCGTATGCTACGTGTCCGACGCGCGGGTTAATAAAAGTAAAGGGCAAGGGCAAGCTGACTGGAGGCGTAATGGCACAATATTGGAGCCCCAGCCTCTTTTAGACTCAACTTGTTTGAGCGTAATTAAGGTCAGGAAGCCTGGGTTGTACACGTGCTCTATAGCCCATCAGAAGAACCAAGAGAAGACTAGGACAAGACATGTAGTTACATATAACATTACCCGACAAG ATACAGATGCTGAGTTTAGTCTAATTGATGTCACCGACAATGAAGTTTCCTGTTTGATTGATGTCCGTCAGTGCCCAGATGTCACATGGCTCTTTCACaacggaaagaaaaagcacGTTTTCAATCACACGTCTTGTATGAATAGCAAGGGTAGAATGTCAGCGACGTTTCACGGTGACGGGATATACCAGTGCATGATGGAAACCGCCCTAGGATGGAAGGAGACCAGCAGGGTAATAACAGCACCTACGGCGACCGAAGCACCTACAACCGAAACACCTTCTTCAAGCGGGAAAGAACTTAGTTCTCAAAGAACTGACTCTGTGACGACCACTTCTATAGCAACCGCTTATTTAACGGCCGCTTCTCCTTATGAACCAACCAATTCTGTACCAACGGAATCATTCACTGTAAAATCGGTATCGCCAACGTCAATTTCCGTTGAACTGCGCGATCCTGCCGCGTGGCAAACGAatgaaatcgacgtcttttatCGGGACACGTCGAGCGTCGGCGATGGCAACGTGAAACGGGAAACGATGGAAGTGGCGTCAAAAAGTCACACAATTCAAAGACTCAAGCCCAACACAACGTACGAAGTGTGGATTGAGCCCGTATTTCCAAACGGCAAAGTACCCGAAGGAGGAAATAAacacaagaagaaaatgaagacgtTGATGGCACCACCAACGCTTTCCGATGAAACTACGGAATCAAAGGACAACATGTTTTTGGGAATTGTACTGGGTAGCGTTTTGGGTGTTCTAGCGTTATTGTTGGTCGCCGTGCTGGTCGTCGTGGCAATCAATCGAAggcggagaagaaaagaag AGGAGACCAGCGCAAGTCGTCAGCAATACGAGAAAGCTCGGAAGGCGGAAGGCAACGCTTATGCTTT TCCTGAAGCTCCGACTCCGTGCCTAGAAAGTCCGAAGAGGaccgtttctccttcgcCACCGCCTAAGAAAGTGGCTTTCGACGACTACAGTGATATAGAGGAcgatcctcctccgcctGGCTATGCACCCGTCATATCTcaagccgccgtcgccgccgtcacggAGTCCCAACCAGCTCAGCAACCGTCTGCACTGCAGTCGACGCCGTCCGTCTCCAAGCAggacatcgacgacggcattcCCAATTACGCTCAGCTCAACGAAGCGTCCAAGATCAAGTACAGACGAAAGAGTTCAGCACGTCGACTGCGAGAAATCGAGGGCCTCGACGACGGTATTGAGGTATTGGATTACGCGGAATTAGAAATGCCGCATGGCGGTCCCATTCCTACGCGAAGTCCCGATGACGAGGTTGATTACGCGGAGATCGATTTCACACGTACAACGCATGGCGAGGAGTGA